In Felis catus isolate Fca126 chromosome C2, F.catus_Fca126_mat1.0, whole genome shotgun sequence, a single window of DNA contains:
- the LOC101086839 gene encoding zinc finger protein OZF-like, with protein MSHFSQQKTCSGENPFACKVCGKVFSHKSNLTEHEHFHNREKPFERNECGKAFSQKQYVIKRQNTHTGEKLFECNECGKSFSLKENLLTHQKIHTGEIPFECKDCGKAFIQKSNLIRHQRTHTGEKPFVCKECGKTCSGKSNLTEHEKIHIGEKPFKCSECGGAWIMKSEKAKLLPGVGALDYNYKCVIPETAHIITAL; from the exons ATGTCACACTTCAGTCAGCAGAAAACTTGTAGTGGGGAAAACCCCTTTGCCTGTAAGGTATGTGGGAAAGTCTTCAGCCACAAATCAAATCTTACTGAGCATGAACATTTTCATAATAGAGAGAAACCTTTTGAACGTAacgaatgtggaaaagcctttagcCAGAAGCAATATGTTATTAAACGTCAGAACACCCACACTGGAGAGAAGCTTTTTGAATGTAATGAGTGTGGAAAATCCTTCAGCCTGAAGGAAAACCTTCTCACCCATCAGAAAATTCACACTGGGGAGATACCTTTTGAGTGTAAGGATTGTGGGAAAGCTTTCATTCAGAAGTCAAACCTCATCAGACACCAGAGAACTCACACGGGCGAGAAGCCTTTTGTatgtaaggaatgtggaaaaACCTGCAGTGGCAAATCTAACCTTACCGAGCATGAGAAGATTCATATTGGAGAGAAACCCTTTAAATGTAGtgaatgtgggggcgcctgg ATAATGAAGTCTGAAAAGGCGAAATTACTTCCTGGGGTGGGAGCCCTGGATTACAACTACAAGTGTGTGATTCCCGAGACTGCCCACATAATCACGGCATTGTGA